The window GCCCCGGACGACAACGGTGGCGGGTCCCGCTCCGGCCCTGCCGGGCCGCCGGCGAGTCCGGACACCGTCCTACCGGTCACCGGGACCGCCGCCGGTTCGGCCACGGCGCTCGGCGCACCCACCATGCTGGCCCCGCTCGTACAACCGGACCAGCCGACCGACGAACCCGACCCGGCGCCGGATCCCGAGACCGCAGCGGACGAGACCGAGTCCCAACTCAGCGACCCCGAACAGCTGTTGTCGTCGTACCACTGGCGGTTCCACCACGAGACGCTGCGTGAGCTGGTGGACAATCCCGACGAGTTCCGGGCCATCCGGGACCGGCTCACCGAGAAGATCGAACCGGCGACTGACAACGCCACCCGGGCTCGGCTGTTGAGCCTGCGGGCGGTCGTCTCCCGGATTCTCGGCGACCTCGGCAAGGCACTGGCCGACGCCAAACTGGCGCTGGCGCACGCCGAGGCGACCGGGGAGCTACGCCGGGTCGCGATCGCTCAGGCGCGGCTGGCCCACGTGCTGCAGTGGCGGGGTGACTTCGCCGAGGCGGACCGGTTGTTCGAGGAGGCCAACTCGGCCGAGCTACCGGACCGGCTCCGGGCCACGATGCACGAGCACGCCGGTCGGTCCTGCTACGACCAGGGCCGCTACATGGAGGCGTGCAACCACTTCGAGCGTGCGCTGGAGCTGCGCAAGGTCGAGGATCCGGACCTGATCGCGCGTACCGAGCTGGCGCTGGACGCGGTGTTCGCCAAGGTCGCCGAGAACGGTTGGGGGCCGTACCCCCGGGACCGGGAGGAGATTCTGCGGCTGCACCGGCCGCCGCGACCGACCTTCAGCGACCGGGCCCAGCAATGGGGGTACGCGGGGGTCGACGGTGAGCTGGTGATCGCTCCCGGCTACGCCGACGTCCAGCCGTTCCACGAGGGGGTGGCCTGGGTCCGCCGGCCGGAGGCCAAATGGTGGGAGCTGATCGACGAGTCGGGGACGACGGTGATCGCGCCGACCGCCGGCTACATCGGGGTCGGCTCGTTCTCCGACGGACTCGCCTGGGTCACCGCCGACGGCACCGGCAGCTGGATCGCCATCGACCGGAACAACACCGTGGTGATCGGGACCGGCTTCGAGGACGTACGCCCGTTCCGGCGCGGCGTCGCGGTGGTCCGGCGCGGCGGCTGGGGCGCGGTCGACAAGACCGGCCGGATGCTGCTCCCGCCCCGGTTCGGCGGCTTCCCGACCGCGCTCACCGACGGCCGCTACATCGACGGCTTCACCGACGAGGGTTTGGCGATCATCGACTCGGGTGGGCGCAAGGGCGTGGTCGACCGGTCCGGACGGATGGTCGTACCACCGGTGCATCCGGCGATGGCGATCCATCCGGTGGCGTTCCTGGTCGCGGCCCCCGACGGGCACTGGGGGGCGTTGGACCGGCGCGGGGAACCGCTGATCGACCCGGTGCTGCCCAGCCGCGCGGACGTGATGGACGAGATCGACCGGCTGCTGGCCGACACCAAACCGCTGCTGTGACGCTGCGGTACTCGGCGCCCGTACCGGACAACCGGTCCGTCGGCACCATCGCGAGATCGATTTACCGCTGTACGCAAGCTCATGCCGAACGCCCCGGCGGGCCGACCGACGACTAGGGTTGGGGCATGGAATTCCGACACCTAGGCCGCTCCGGCATGCTCGTCAGCGAGATCTCCTACGGAAACTGGATCACCCACGGATCGCAGGTGGAGGAAGAAGCAGCCAACGCCTGCGTACGCGCCGCGCTGGACGTCGGCATCACCACCTTCGACACCGCCGACACGTACGCCGGCACCCGGGCCGAGGAGGTGCTCGGCCGGGCGCTGCGTGGCGAACGCCGGGAAGGGCTGGAGATCCTGACCAAGGTCTTCTGGCCGACCGGCGAGGGACGCAACGACCGGGGACTGTCCCGCAAGCACATCATGGAGTCGATCAACGGCTCGCTGCGCCGGCTGCAGACCGACTACGTCGACCTTTACCAGGCGCACCGGTTCGACTACGCCACTCCGCTGGAGGAGACGATGGAGGCCTTCGCCGACATCGTGCATTCCGGCAAGGCCCACTACATCGGGGTCTCGGAGTGGAACGCCTCGCAGATCCGTCAGGGCCACGCGCTGGCCCGTGAGCTGAAGATCCCACTGGTGTCCAACCAGCCGCAGTACTCGATGCTGTGGCGGGTCATCGAGACCGAGGTGATCCCGGCCAGCGAGGAACTCGGTGTCGGGCAGATCGTCTTCTCGCCGCTGGGTCAGGGTGTGCTCACCGGCAAGTACCAGCCTGGCCAGCCACCGCCGGCCGGCTCCCGGGCCACCGACCAGTCCGGGGGCGCGACGTTCATCGCCCGGTTCATGACCGACCAGACGCTGAGCACCGTGGCGCAGCTCAAGCCGCTGGCCGAGCAGGCCGGCCTGTCGATGGCCCAGCTGGCCCTAGCCTGGGTGCTGCAGAACCCCAACGTGTCGTCGGCCATCATCGGTGCCACCCGGCCCGAGCAGGTGCGGGACAACGTCAAGGCCAGCGGGGTCCAGCTGGACGGCGGTCTGATGAAGGCCATCGACGAGATCCTGGAGCCGATCGTCGAGCGGGACCCGGGCCGAACCGTCAGCCCGGCCAGTCGGCCGTAGCCGGCACCGGGCGAGATCATGCCGCTGCGGCGGGGTGCCGCAGCGGCATGACACCGGCCGACGCGCCCGGCCCGGGTGGACCGCCGCCACGCCAGGCAGCGTCAGGACCAGAAACGGATCAGCGCCAGACCGTAGCTGTAGAGCGGGGTGGGCAGCCCGAGCAGGTCGCCGAGCCAGAACACGGCCTGGAAGAACGCGCCACCGATCTGGTCGTCCCACAGCAACGCGAACAGGCCGATGAACCCGAACGGCGCGAGCACCTGGTAGCCGCGCTGCCAGGCCGGCGGCAGCCACGGTTGGATCATGTTGCCGCCGTCCAGTCCGGGGACCGGCAGCAGGTTGAGCACACTGGCGGTCAGCTGCAGGAAGCCCAGCAGGGCGATGCCCGCCCAGAACTCCTGTCGGCCGCCCGGATCCACGCCGACGAGGAACGGCACCGCGAGTGCCACCGCGAGGGCCACGTTGACCGCCGGGCCGGCGAGGCTGACCAGGGTGTGCCGGAGCCGGCCCGGAATCCGGTGCCGGTCCACCCAGACCGCGCCGCCGGGCAGGCCGATCCCGCCGAGCAGGACCACCAGCACCGGCAGCGCGACGGACAGCAGCGGATGGGTGTACCTGAACGGATTGAGCGTCAGGTAGCCCCGGTGCGCCACGCTGCGGTCACCGAACCGGTAGGCGACCAGCGCGTGCGCGTACTCGTGCAGGCAGAGTGAGACCAGCCAGCCGCTGACCACCAGCACGAAGACGGCCAACCGGGCGTACCGCTCACTTGACCAGGCGAGTGCGCCGCTGCCGGCCACGAGGGCGACCAGCACGAGGAAGACCGGACTGGGCCGCCAGCTCGTCGCCGGCCGACCGGCCAGCGGGCCACCCGACGGCCCGTCGGACGGCACCGGCCGCATCTCACTTGCCTGCCGGCAGCAGACTCATCCGGTACTCGGTGCGGTCGTCCTCCAGCAGCTCGACCGAGGCGACGCCCGCCGCAGCCAACTCCCGCCAGGCCTGGCCGATCCAGGACTCGGCGTCGGCCTGGGTGCCGAACGTCTCGGTCGGCCCCTGCGCGGGCTGACCCTCCGCGTCCACGTACCGCCAACTCCATGGCATATCGCTGCTCCCGTTAGCTTTCAGTGCGCTTCGACCCAGTGCGTGTCGACCCAGTGCGCTTCAACCCTCGGCGATGGATGCACGCAAGCCTAGCCGCGACCGGTGACATCCCACCGCACCGGAGCACCGCCGGCACCGCCCCGGCAGGGCACGGCCGGCCGTGCCCGCCGTAAGGTACGGGCATGTCCGTTGGCGGGTGGCAGTCCATTCTCGTGCTCGGTGGGATCCGGTCCGGCAAGTCCGACTACGCCGAATCACTGGTCACCGGGGATCCGGTGGTGCGTTACGTGGCGACGGGCGCGGCCGATCCGGCCGACGCCGAGTGGCTCGCCCGGATCGAGAAGCACCGGGCCCGCCGGCCGGCCGACTGGCAGACCGACGAGGTCACCGGGGATCCGGGCCGGCTGATCGAGACGATCTCGTCGGCCCGCGCGGACGAGACGCTGCTCGTCGACGACCTTGGCGGCTGGGTCGCCGCGCTGCTCGATCCGGCCCGACAACCGGCCGACGACCGGGCCACCATCGCTGAGCTCACCGCCGCGGTGCGGTCCTGCCCGGCCCGGTTGGTGCTGGTCAGCCCGGAGGTCGGCCTGGCGCTGGTGCCGTCCACCCCGGTCGGCCGGGCCTTCGCCGACGCGCTCGGCCTGACCAACCAACTGCTGGCCGAGGTGTCCGACACGGTGGTGCTGGTCGTCGCCGGACAGCCGGTGCAGCTCAAGTCGACCGGTCCGGCCGCGACCGCCACGGTGACCAGCGGGGACCCGGGCGAGCCGACCGAGCCGACCGAGCCGAAGCAGACCGCCACGGTGACCGGGCCGGAGCCGGGCGAGCCGACCGGGCCGGAGCCGCCGGCGGCGGCGAACGGATCCAACACGGCGGCGCAGATCACCGCCGGGATGACTCTGCCGATGCCGGCGGAGCGGACCCGGACCGCCGGCGTCGCCCGACTGGGTCGGCTGGACCTGCCCGGCGCCGGGTTCGGTGCGCTCGAGAACGTCATCGGGTTCGCCGCCGGTACCCAGGACGAGGCCAGCCCGCGACCGTGGGACCAGGTCCAGGTGGTGCTGATCCACGGCGACCACGACGGTGGAGTCGCCGCCGGCGACAGCCCACAGGACTCGGCGCGCCGGGCCGACCAGGCCGGCGCCGGCGACGGGGCGCTGGCGCGGCTGGCCGCCACCGCCGGCGCCGTCGTCGACGTCGTCGCCGCCCCCGGCGCCGCCCCGATCGAACACCGGCCGGCACTCACCGCCGCCGAGGTGGACAGCGCGTTGGCCACCGGGTGGGAGGTGGCGCAGCGGGCCGGCCGGGCCGGTGTGGCGGCGATCGTCATCGCCGCCTGCGGCGCGGGCGCGGCCGGTGCGGCGGCCGCCGTCGTCGCGGCGACCACCGGCGCGGAGCCGGCGGCGCTGCTCGGCCGGGTGCCCGCAGCGGGCGGGAAGGTCGACGACGCCGCGTGGATGTCGCGGTGCGCCGCGGTACGGGACGCGCTGCACCGCACCCGGCGCGGCACCCATGGTGCCCGGGAGGTGCTGGCGGAGTACGCCGGCGGGGACATCGCGGTGGCCACCGGGGTGCTGCTCGGCGCGACCGCCAACCGGATCCCGGTGCTGCTGGACGGCCCGGTCGGGGTGGCCGCCGCGCTGGTCAGCCGGGATCTCGCCGGCCAGGCCCGGCACTGGTGCCTGCTGCCCGACCATGGTCGGCAGCCGACCGTGCGGCACGCGGCGGACGTACTCGGCCTGACCCCGCTGCTGGACCTGCGGCTCGACCTGGGTGAGGGCGCCACCGCGCTGGCCGCGCTGCCGCTGCTGCGTTCGGCGCTCACCCTGGCCGACACGCTCGGCGAACACCCGACGTTCGCCGAACCGGAGCCGGCCGGTCCCGGTCCGGCCGCCGCCGGTCCGGCCGCCGCCGACCCGGTGCGGTGACCGGCGACCGGCCCACCGGTGCGGGGGACACCGTCTCCGCTGGCGTCCGGCTCGCCGTCACCACCTTCACCGTGTTTCCGCTGCGGCCCGGTCCGGTGCACCGGCCGGCGGCGGCCGTGGCGATGGCGGTCGCCCCGGTGGTCGGCCTCGGTCTCGGCGTACTCCTCGCAATGGCCCTGCTCGCGCTCTCGGCCGCCGGAACCCCGGCGCTGGTCGCCGCTGCGGTGGTGACGGGCCTGGCCGCAGCGTCGACCCGGGGACTGCACCTGGACGGACTCGCCGACACCGTCGACGCGCTCGGCTCACACCGGCCCGCTGACGGCGCGCTGGCGGTGATGCGCCGGCCGGACATCGGCCCGTTCGGCGTGGTGGCCCTGGTCGTCGTGCTGCTGGCGCAGACGGCGTCGCTCGGGTCGCTACCGGCCGGACGGTCGTGGCCGGCGGTCCTGGCGACGGTCGCCGCCGCGGTCGCGGCAGGCCGGCTCGCGGTCACCTGGGCCTGCCGCCAGGCCGTGCCGGCCGCCCGGCCGGACGGGCTCGGCGCGCTGGTGGCCGGCACCCAGCGGTGGCCGCTGCTGGCGGCCGGCACGGTCCTGGTCGCCGCCGTGGCGGTCGCCGCCGTACCCGGCCGCCCCTGGCAGGGGCCGCTGGTCGTGCTGGGCGCGGTGCTGCTGTGGCTGACCTGGCTGCGCCATCTGGTACGCCGGTTCGGCGGAATCACCGGTGATGTGCTGGGCGCCGGGGTCGAATTCACCAGCACCGCCGTCTACCTGGGCCTGGTGACCGTGCGGTGACCCGGTGAGCGGCGGCGCCGGCCGTACCCCGACCACACCCCGATCGTGCGCCGGCCGTGCGCCGGCAGCGGGCCACGGCGATCGGCAACCACGGCCGCCACGGGTCCGGTGCGGGTAGCGTTCACCTCGCCAGCGACGCACGACCCGGGGAGCAGGGAGCACCTATGGCCGCCAGTTCGGACGACCTGCTGCTGCCGGTGCCGGTCCCGGAGTCGCTGGCCGCCACCTACCTGGTCCCGGTGGTACCGCCGGACGCGGCCGTACCGGACGCGGTGGACGCGGTGGACTGGCTCGGTGACCGGCTGTCCCGGCCGGTGCGTGACCTGACCCGGCAGATGCTCGGCAGCCCGCTGATGACCGTGCAGACCCGCCCGGTCGACCGGCTGCCGGAGCTGCCGCCGGACCTGCTGGCCGCGTTCGGTGCTACCGGTGGCCAGCTGGCCCGGCTCCGCACCGCGCAGCGTTGCGTGGTGGTGCAGGCCAACTACCGGCCGGGTTGGCCGCCAGCGCACGAATGGGCAGCGCGGGCGGTCGGCGCGGCGCTGGCCGACGCGCTCGACGTCGATCTGATCGACCTGTTCGGGCTGCAGTTCCTCGACCCGGCGGGTGCGTTGCGGTCACTGCCCGACGCCGACGGACGGATCCGCCTGGTCGACTGGATCCTGGTGCCCTACTCCCCCGACGATGACGGGCTCTGGTTCACCACGAAAGGGCTGCGTCGGTTCGGGCTGCTGGAGTTGCAGGCGCAGCAGGTGCCGCCGAGGTTCGTCCGGGCCTGGGGGGCGATCATGACCGGGACCGCCCGACGGCTGCTGCGGATCTGGACCGAGGCGTTGGCCGAACCGGAGCCGCCGGCCTTCGTCCAGTTGCCGGTGAACCTGCCGGTGTCCGGCCACGACATCGCCGTCGCGTACGGCAACCAGGACCGGCACGACTCGGCGGGTTCGGCGCTGCTGCGGATCGTGCTGGACCCGTCGACCGATCCGGAGGCCGACTCCTTCCTCACTCTCCGTCCGCCGCCGCAGGTCGCCGACAGCGACGCCGGGGACTATTTCGCCCAGGTCTGCGGCGAGCTCTTCGGCGCCGGGCAGCCGGAGATCCACTACGCCCGGCGCAGCGACGCGATGGCGCAGGCGATCACCACCGCCCGCCGGTCGCTGGGCGAGGTCCGGGCCCGGTTCCTCGCCCGCACGCTCGGCGGTCAGCTGCTGGTCAAGTACGGTCTCGCCGCGCCGGACGGCCACGAGTACGTGTGGGCCAGCGTCACCGGCTGGCCGCACCCCGGCCGGATCCACGCGGCCAGCACGGTCGACGCGGTCTGCGACCCGACCGTACGGGTCGGCAGCCCGGTCGAGGTGGACGTCGCGGACCTGGTCGACTGGGCTCTGATCAGCGAGGGCCGGATGGTGGAGGGCGGTTGGACCGAGTCGGTGCTCGATCACGGCGACCGAGGTGCGGCCGGGCGCTGAGCCGCGCCCGCCGTCAGCGCAGCTGGCAGTCAGCGCACCGACGACGGCACGAACGGCGGGGTCACCACCCGCATCGGCGTGTGCCGGCCGCGCACGTCGACCTGCACCTCGACACCGTCCGTCGGCACCGCGGCGGTGTCCAGCAGGGCCAGCCCGACACCGGCCTTGCGGGTCGGCGAGAACGTGCCGCTGGTCACCGCGCCGACGGGCGCTCCGTCGAGCAGCACCGCCATGCCCGGTCGCGGAATGGCCCGCTGCACGGCCTGCAGACCGCGCAGCAGCCGGGCCGGCCCGGCCGCCTTCTCCGCCAGCAGTACGGTCCGACCCCAGAAGTCCGGTTTGCGCCAGCCAACCGCCCAGCCGAGCCGGGCCTGCACCGGGGTGACCGCTACCGTCAGGTCCTGACCGTGCAGCGCGTACCCCATCTCGGTGCGCAGCGTGTCCCGCGCGCCCAACCCGCAGGCCCGCGCGGCGACCGGAGTCTCGGCGGCCAGCAGCAGGTCCCACACCCGGCCCGCCGCCTCGGCCGGCACCACCAGTTCGTAGCCGTGCTCGCCGGTGTACCCGGTCCGGC is drawn from Micromonospora sp. Llam0 and contains these coding sequences:
- a CDS encoding DUF2314 domain-containing protein, which translates into the protein MAASSDDLLLPVPVPESLAATYLVPVVPPDAAVPDAVDAVDWLGDRLSRPVRDLTRQMLGSPLMTVQTRPVDRLPELPPDLLAAFGATGGQLARLRTAQRCVVVQANYRPGWPPAHEWAARAVGAALADALDVDLIDLFGLQFLDPAGALRSLPDADGRIRLVDWILVPYSPDDDGLWFTTKGLRRFGLLELQAQQVPPRFVRAWGAIMTGTARRLLRIWTEALAEPEPPAFVQLPVNLPVSGHDIAVAYGNQDRHDSAGSALLRIVLDPSTDPEADSFLTLRPPPQVADSDAGDYFAQVCGELFGAGQPEIHYARRSDAMAQAITTARRSLGEVRARFLARTLGGQLLVKYGLAAPDGHEYVWASVTGWPHPGRIHAASTVDAVCDPTVRVGSPVEVDVADLVDWALISEGRMVEGGWTESVLDHGDRGAAGR
- a CDS encoding aldo/keto reductase family protein, which produces MEFRHLGRSGMLVSEISYGNWITHGSQVEEEAANACVRAALDVGITTFDTADTYAGTRAEEVLGRALRGERREGLEILTKVFWPTGEGRNDRGLSRKHIMESINGSLRRLQTDYVDLYQAHRFDYATPLEETMEAFADIVHSGKAHYIGVSEWNASQIRQGHALARELKIPLVSNQPQYSMLWRVIETEVIPASEELGVGQIVFSPLGQGVLTGKYQPGQPPPAGSRATDQSGGATFIARFMTDQTLSTVAQLKPLAEQAGLSMAQLALAWVLQNPNVSSAIIGATRPEQVRDNVKASGVQLDGGLMKAIDEILEPIVERDPGRTVSPASRP
- a CDS encoding site-2 protease family protein; the protein is MPSDGPSGGPLAGRPATSWRPSPVFLVLVALVAGSGALAWSSERYARLAVFVLVVSGWLVSLCLHEYAHALVAYRFGDRSVAHRGYLTLNPFRYTHPLLSVALPVLVVLLGGIGLPGGAVWVDRHRIPGRLRHTLVSLAGPAVNVALAVALAVPFLVGVDPGGRQEFWAGIALLGFLQLTASVLNLLPVPGLDGGNMIQPWLPPAWQRGYQVLAPFGFIGLFALLWDDQIGGAFFQAVFWLGDLLGLPTPLYSYGLALIRFWS
- a CDS encoding bifunctional adenosylcobinamide kinase/adenosylcobinamide-phosphate guanylyltransferase, with product MSVGGWQSILVLGGIRSGKSDYAESLVTGDPVVRYVATGAADPADAEWLARIEKHRARRPADWQTDEVTGDPGRLIETISSARADETLLVDDLGGWVAALLDPARQPADDRATIAELTAAVRSCPARLVLVSPEVGLALVPSTPVGRAFADALGLTNQLLAEVSDTVVLVVAGQPVQLKSTGPAATATVTSGDPGEPTEPTEPKQTATVTGPEPGEPTGPEPPAAANGSNTAAQITAGMTLPMPAERTRTAGVARLGRLDLPGAGFGALENVIGFAAGTQDEASPRPWDQVQVVLIHGDHDGGVAAGDSPQDSARRADQAGAGDGALARLAATAGAVVDVVAAPGAAPIEHRPALTAAEVDSALATGWEVAQRAGRAGVAAIVIAACGAGAAGAAAAVVAATTGAEPAALLGRVPAAGGKVDDAAWMSRCAAVRDALHRTRRGTHGAREVLAEYAGGDIAVATGVLLGATANRIPVLLDGPVGVAAALVSRDLAGQARHWCLLPDHGRQPTVRHAADVLGLTPLLDLRLDLGEGATALAALPLLRSALTLADTLGEHPTFAEPEPAGPGPAAAGPAAADPVR
- a CDS encoding adenosylcobinamide-GDP ribazoletransferase; the protein is MTGDRPTGAGDTVSAGVRLAVTTFTVFPLRPGPVHRPAAAVAMAVAPVVGLGLGVLLAMALLALSAAGTPALVAAAVVTGLAAASTRGLHLDGLADTVDALGSHRPADGALAVMRRPDIGPFGVVALVVVLLAQTASLGSLPAGRSWPAVLATVAAAVAAGRLAVTWACRQAVPAARPDGLGALVAGTQRWPLLAAGTVLVAAVAVAAVPGRPWQGPLVVLGAVLLWLTWLRHLVRRFGGITGDVLGAGVEFTSTAVYLGLVTVR